From the genome of Actinomycetes bacterium:
CTGCTCGCTGGAGCGGTCTGGTCGACGCGCGCCCTGGCCAGTTGGCGCGAGGCGGAGGTGCCGTGGCGAGCGCGGCGGCTCTTCACCGACTCGCTCCTCTACCTCACGGTGCTCTTCGTAGCGCTCCCTTTGGACGCGTGGATTGCGACCTCTTGATGGACACGAGCATCTCTTGAGTACCATGGGGACCAGCCGGGCCCGACCAAAGGAGCACCTTCATTGCGAGTGAGCCAAACAGCGGAGTACGCCCTGCGCGCCATGGCGCAGCTCGCGCTCCTGCCCGAGGGCGTGGGCGCCCGGGCGAAGGACCTCGCCGACGCGGCCGACATCCCGGCCCACTACATCTCCAAGCTGCTGCGAAAGCTCGTGGTGGCCGGCCTGCTCCAATCCCGCAAGGGGCACGGCGGCGGCTTCAGGCTCTCGTATCCGCCGGAGGACATCAGCTTCCTCAACGTGCTCGAGGCGGTCGGTCAGGGGGTCGAACCCGATCGCTGCAGCTTCGGTTGGGGCATGTGCGATCCGAACAACCCGTGCCCGCTGCACCCTGCGTGGACTCAGCTCAACGAGGCGATGATGGAGTGGGCGACGGAGACGACGCTCGCCGACATCCGCGCCTACGTGTACAACGACGCGCGGTGGCAGACGCTCTTGGAGTAGGGGGGCGGAGCCGCCCGCAGATCAGTCGGGCGGCCACTTCAGCGGGCGCGCCTTCAGCTTGCGGCGCGCCTTCGCGAGGGCCCTCTTGCGGTGCTTGCTCGGACGCTTCCCCTCTTCCCCGAACTCATCGACCGACTCCGAGACCTCATCGACGAGATCGCCGTAGGCCTTCATCTGCTCGACCGACGCGTCGACGACCGCCTGGAAGGTGCCTTGGATGAGCGCCGCGACGAAGTCCGGGAAGTCCGCACGGCGCGCGAAGCCTGCTGGACGGCCCTGCAGCTCCGCCTGCAGCACCGCGCGCCCGACCACCTCCATGCCCCCGCGAAGGGCGCGCCGCTCGGAGGCCGGCAGCGACCGGAAGCTCGCCGACCTTTGGAGGAGCTTGCGCACCGACCGACGCACCACATCCGGCTTCGCAACGACGGGCGAGCGCTTCACGGCTACGCCTCGGGTCGAGGGCTGCACGCGCCGAGTCCGGTCGAGCTTTCCCTTCGGAGCGGCCTCACTCGCCGACACGAAGAAGAGGCTGGCCAGCGCCCAGCCGAGCACGCGAGATTTCGAGGTGGACATCAAGGCTCCTCCATCGGGCTTCGAGCATGCTAGCAGCCGACACACCTTTGGCGAGAGCACCTGGCCTGGTCAGCGCCCGCCGCGCACCGTGTTGCAGGTGGGGCAGCCAGCACTCTTCAGGCGAACGCCCTCCAGTCGGGTGACCACGAACTCTTCGATGAAGGCCCGGGAAGCCCGCTCGTTGTTGATGTCGATCTGCTTGTCGCGGATGGCCTCACGCACCACCCCGTCGTACTCGTAGTGGCCCCAGCAGTTGGGGCAGGCGCCCTCGGGGACGGCCGCGGCCGTCTCGGCGGCGGGGCGGCGGAAGAAGCTGAGCAGGCTGTCGACGAAGGCCATGGGTGTTCTCCTGAACAGTGGTCCGAACGAGGAGGGGTACGGGAGCAGGCCTGACACGTTGCATTGACTGGCGACACACGGGCTCTACCCCTGCGTGGAGCTTGGTGGGATGCGGCTCATGCAGCGCTCGGCCATGGCCGTCACCGTGAGGCTCGGGTTCACGCCGAGGTTCGCGGGGATGCTGGAGGCGTCCGCCACGTAGATTCCCGGGTAGCCAAAGAGCTCGTGGTCGGTGTTGATGACGCCGGTCTCCGGACCCTCTCCGATGGCACAGCCGCCCAGGATGTGGGCCGTCACCGATTGGTTGAAGAGGCTCTCCAGGAGGATGTTCAGCGGCACCCCGTCGGCGGCTTCGGCGAAGGCTCGGGCGGCGGCGTTGGCCTGCGGGATGTAGGCCAGGGGCTTGCCCCCGGAGATCAGCGCGGACTGCAGCCCCTTCCGGAACCCGCTGAACAGGCTCCGGCCCCAGCGCAGAGACATGTGTCCGTCCAGTGGACTTGACCCGGTTTCCCGGACACCCCGGATGAGGCGAAGGTGCCTCGACAGGAGGTTTCGTGGGAAAGCGAGCGAGAAGGAAGTTCACCGACGAGTTCAAGGCCGACACCGTGGCCCTGGTCAGGAAGGAGGCTAACGAGGCGGAGGGGCGCGGCATCGCCCAGATCGCCCGCG
Proteins encoded in this window:
- a CDS encoding Rrf2 family transcriptional regulator, with amino-acid sequence MSQTAEYALRAMAQLALLPEGVGARAKDLADAADIPAHYISKLLRKLVVAGLLQSRKGHGGGFRLSYPPEDISFLNVLEAVGQGVEPDRCSFGWGMCDPNNPCPLHPAWTQLNEAMMEWATETTLADIRAYVYNDARWQTLLE